The segment TGGAGTTGCTGCGCAAAAACGCCCTGCCCAAGGGCGATGTGCTCACCTGCGCCAAGATTGGAGGCATCATGGCCGCCAAACGCACCGGCGAGCTTATACCCATGTGCCATCCCCTCAATCTGACCTATGCGGATGTGCGCTTTACGGTGACCGAAATGCCGCCCACGGTGCGCATAGTGGCAGAAACGCGCACGGTGGGCCCCACCGGCGTTGAGATGGAAGCAATCGTTGCCGCCCAGACAGCGGCGGCCACCATATACGATATGTGCAAAGCCGTGCAGCGCGATATTGTTATCAGCGGGGTACGCCTGCTGCACAAGCGCGGCGGCAAAAGCGGCGAATTTAACGCTCAGGATTTCAAAGCATGAATCTTGCCCAAATAGACCCCGTAGCCCTTTCCATAGGCAGCCTGCAGCTGCGCTGGTACGGGCTGATGTATCTGGCCGGTTTTGGTCTTGGCTGGCTGCTCGGCCGCTGGCGTGCCTCACGCCCCGGTTCCGGCTGGACAGCCCCCGACGTGGACGACCTGCTGACCTGCGTGATGATCGGCATTATTCTGGGCGGCAGGCTCGGCTACGTGCTGTTTTACGACCTGCCCGTGTACATCAACGATCCCATGGAAATCATGCGCATCTGGAACGGCGGCATGTCGTTTCATGGCGGGCTGTTGGGCGTGCTTGGCGCGTTTTGGTATTTTGCCCGCTCGCGTGGCAGAACTTTTCTGGAAGTCTCCGATTTTATTGCGCCGCTGATTCCACAGGGCCTGTTTTTTGGCAGGCTCGGCAACTTTATCAACGGCGAATTGTGGGGCAAGGTCAGCGATGTGCCGTGGGCCATTGTGTTTCCCGGTGCGGGACCGCTGCCGCGTCACCCCTCGCAGCTTTACGAGGCCGTGCTTGAAGGGCTGGTGCTCTTCATCATGGTGTGGGTATTTTCGCTAAAACCCCGCAAGCTGGGAGCGGTTTCTGGCCTGTTTGCCCTCGGCTACGCTGTGTTTCGTTTTGCCGTGGAATTTGTACGCATGCCCGACGTGCAGCTGGGCTATCTGGCCTTTGGCTGGCTGACCATGGGGCAGCTTTTGTGCGTACCGCTTATGCTGGCGGGTGGATGGCTGCTGTGGCGCAAGGCTCCGGTACTGGCCCCGCATTTGCCACAGGCCGAACAAAAGGATGCCCACCGCAACAAACAGTCCAAGGGCCGCAAGAAATAACTTTTGCACAGGTATGCATAGCGGGCGCTGTCTGCACGCGGTGCCGCCCAAATTCAGGGGCACCGGCGTGTTGACAGCGCCACGCTTTTTTGTGAAGCTGACCGGCGTTTATCCACATCATATTTTGGAGTACACATGGCCAAGGAAGGATCAATCGAAGTAGACGGCGTGGTGCAGGAAGCCCTGCCCAACGCCATGTTCCGCGTGGAACTGGAAAACGGCCACGAAGTTCTGGCCCACATTTCTGGCAAAATGCGCAAGTTTTATATCCGCATTCTGCCCGGCGACCGCGTTAAGGTCGAACTTTCTCCTTACGACCTCACCCGCGGGCGCATCACCTACCGCATGAAGTAGCTGCGGGCGCGGCGGCTTTTTCCGCCACCAGAGTGGCCTTTTGCGCCATTGGCCGCGCCCCCTTGCAGACCTACGCCCTCAGTGGCCCGTGCCCTCGGCCTTATACAAGGCCAACCACACGCAGCAGGGCCACGCACAGCAAGGCCCACACGCCAGCCACAACATCATCTATCATGATGCCGAACCCGTCGGGCAGCCAGTTTTCCGAGGCCCGTACGGGCCATGGCTTGCAGATGTCAAAAAGCCGGAAAAAGGCGAACGCCGCCAGCACCAGCCAAAAGCTGGGGCTTTCAAAGGGCAGCAGCACAAGCCATACCCCTACCAGCTCGTCGATAACCACCTCGCCGGGGTCTTTGCGTTCAAGCAAATGCTCGGCGCGGGTGGCGGCCAGCCCCCCCAGCACAAAAATAACCACCAGCAGCACTGCCCGCCAGGGCAACGACAGCGGCAAAAAGATATACGGGGCCAGCAGGCAGGCTATGGCCGTGCCCCATGTCCCCGGGGCCTTGGGATCAAGCCCGGCTACCCCCAGGCGGCAGAACGACAGAATCAGCTTGTCAAAAAAACTCATGCGGCCTCCGCGATGTGCGTGTTTTTTGTGCACCTTACGCTCAAAGCCCGCGTAAGACCAGCACAGAAGACATCCACGCGCAATTATTGCCTAAAGAGTTTATTTGCCGTATATGCAGCCCATGGACAAGAACCGCAGCGAACTTTTCGCCCACTTCAGCTACGACGACAGCCTCACTTACGAGGCGCTGCTTGAAGTGGAAGAAGACCTGACCCGCGATGTTGAGCTGCTGCTCCAGCGGGCCGGGGCTGCCCACCTTGATTTTACCCCCTTGGGTGACGCCCTCATGTTCCAGTGCGTTTTTGAAGCGCACCGGCTCTATGTGTACCGCAAAATTGCCCTTGAAATTGCCGCTCTTCTGCCTCAAGGTGTACGCGGCAGACTGCTGTGCGTAGACAAAAATTTTGAGTCCATGCACGTTTTCTGGCTGCGGCCCGGCGAATGGCAGGAAGAAGAGCGCCCGGTCCCTGCAGACCCGCCAGCCAACCTCAAAACCTGGCGCATCGCCTCAGCAGACGCTCCGGATGCCGCCGCTGGCGAGACTGAAGACGGGGAAGAATAAAAGGAATACTCATGGGGCAGAAGCAGAAAAGCAGGGTATCGAACCTGCCATAATTTTGCCTAAGTTTACCCCAAGACCAGATCAATTGAGCGGCGCGCGCCGCTAGCCACCGCAACACATGCCCGGATGGTGGAATGGTAGACACAAGGGACTTAAAATCCCTCGGCCGCAAGGCTGTGCGGGTTCAAGTCCCGCTCCGGGTACCATTAAATATCAAGGGAATTCCCGGATTCGTTAAGACGACGAATCCGGGAATTTGATTTCTTGGTCCACTTTAGCTCCAGCGCTTCCACCGACAAGGAGCAAGCATGGACACAATTTCGCATTGTGGAGGTCTCCCAAGAGACTCCTGCGAAGGGCCTGGGCTTCAGCAAAATTAACGCAGAGGGCATAACTCTGCGATACGCAATTTCCTTTCCATACCCCTCAAAAAACCGCAATTTTGAAAATATCAACATCTGTGATATGGTCTTTCAGCCAGCCTGAAGTCTATAATTAATCTGAGCATAAAACCACGATCTCGCAATCTACGCTCGATACACACTTGCATTACACTTCAGGCTGGCATCATAAATCAGAAACATTGCCTTGTATTCACAGCAATACATGTTCAATTTCAGCTATATTTGCCTCTAAATATCACCGCTTAATTTCTTGCTGTTTTTCAATTTTATTGAGCAGTACACGTTTTATCCATTCCTGCCAGCAAAGGGAGAATGCATGCCCCCAAAAAAGCACCTCGCCAACAAGCCCAAACCCCACCCGAAACAGTCTGAACAAAAAGCAAGCAGCAACACCACAAAACTGCATGAAGAACTCATTCTTTTTGCTGACAGTTCAGGCAATCTTACCGACTTTGACATGACCAGGCTGCAAGACATTGTAAGACAGGCAAAAAAACATACACTTTTCTGGAAAACCCTGGCTCTTGGCACAGATTCGCTCGCCGAAACACTCGCACAATTCCCTCCTTTCCAAAGTCACAAGATCACTTGCAGCGATAGCCCCGGCTATACATTGCGAATTGCCCCTCTGCCTGACCAGCTTTCCACAAGCGGTGGATATGCCCTCGCCATAACAGCAGGGCGCTCACTGGAAGCGATTTGTCAGACATACAAGGAACGCCTCGACGACAACATAACGGCATGGTCCGACTCCATCACTCTTTTCAACGCGCTTTTTGATACGGCTAAAGATTCCACCTTGCTGCTGGACGAATCTGGCGTTGTTCTTACAGCAAATCTTGCCGCTCTTGGCAGGCATGCCCCAGAAGGACAGGTTCTTGCTGGCACGCCAGCCATGGCTCTTTTTGGCAAACGGTTTCGCCCATCCCTGCAGCGGGCGCTCACCTCCATACGGCCCAAAGACATCCATACTGAAAAAGTTGTCGCTCTTGATCGCAATGGGCAAGCCTTCCCTGCTGAAGCAATACTGCGCAAAATCACGTTTTCTACACACAGCCTGTACCAGCTCATATTGCATGACCTGACCACACAGGAAGAACTGCGCGGCAAAAAAGCTGAAGTGGAAGAAATGAATATCACCCTGCGGCAGGTAATTCGATCTGTGGAGGAAGAACGCCAGGAACTGCGCGAGCAGCTCAGCAATCAGGTCAAAAAACGCATGCTGCCGGCTCTGGAACAGGTAGCCAAGGCCGATTCTGCCGAAATTCGCGATGGATACATCAGCCTTATTGAAGAGCACCTGACCGGCCTGACAGAAGAGGGAGCCAGCAGCTGTGCCCCCGAGCTGCTGCGCCTGTCGCCGCGAGAATTCAGGGTTTGCCAGCTTATCCAGGTGGGCCAGAGCGGAAAAGAAATTTCTCGGGCCTTGAGCATTTCGTTTGAAACCCTGCAAACCCACCGCAAAAATATTCGACGCAAGTTGGGCCTTCGTGGAAAAAGCACATCTCTCTACCAGTATCTACGCCAAACAATGCCCATGACCTAGAAAACCGGGTATGACATCATACCCGATCATTACCCGCATATCCCCCTTGATGGCTTTTTACATTACTGATTCAATATATATATCGAATCATTACTGCCGACTATTCGTTATTTCTATCCTATGAAACGGCGCATGTATTATGCATTTTCCGCGCATAACCCCATATTTTTGAATCAACAGCTTAAAACTATAATGAATTTTTATATCTTTTAGAATCTATAATTATCCGTGCAGTCGTCTATTGAAATTCTGCACCACATTATCCAAATCATACAGTCAATTACAAAATAGGTTTCACAAAAAAACCTGTACTACAACCTGTTTTTTGGGGAGGGACATGCCCCTCTTGCTCAGTGCGAGCGCATGCACAGAAACCATGACTGCACCATTTTTTTGAAAATCCCCGCAAGCCCCAAATTCACGAGCTTTTGGGGCAAATCCTTTAATCAGGAGACCATGCATGGGTATATTTAACGATCATCAGCAGGATCTTGCTGAAACCCTCAGCGACAATACTTCCAAATCGGACTGGACAAACTGGAAGTGGCACATACGCCACGCCATAAAAAATGTGGATGCTTTTGAACGCGCGCTCGGCATTGCCTTTTCACCGCGCGAAAAAGACATTTATCAACAAACCCTCGATAAATTCCCCATGTCGGTAACGCCGTACTATCTTTCGCTCATCGATGCTGAAAATTACGCCACCGACCCAATTTTCATGCAGTCTTTCCCTAGTCCGGAAGAACTGAAAATAGAGCGCTATGACATGTCCGATCCTTTGCATGAGGAAAAGGACAGCCCCGCCCCCTGCATCACGCACCGATACCCCGACCGTGTTCTCTTTCATATCAGCAACACGTGTTCCATGTATTGCCGCCACTGCACACGCAAACGCAAAGTTGGCGATGTGGAGTCCATACCCTCCCGGGCAAACATGGAGCAGGGGCTCGAATATATTCGCAATACCCCGCAAATACGCGATGTGCTTCTTTCAGGTGGCGACCCCTTCATGCTGTCAGATGAAAGGCTCGACTGGATACTCACAAGAGTGCGAGAAATTGAGCATGTGGAGGTGGTGCGCATTGGCACCCGCATGCCCGTGGTACTGCCCTATCGCGTTACGGATGAGCTGGTGGCAATGCTCAAAAAGCACCACCCGCTGTGGATCAATACCCATTTCAACCACCCGCGCGAAATAACCGAATCTTCTCGCAAAGCCCTGCGCAAGCTCGCCGATGCCGGCATTCCGCTGGGCAATCAGAGCGTGCTGCTGGCTGGGGTCAACGACTGCCAGCGCATCATCAAGACCCTTAACCAGAAGCTGGTCAAAAACCGCGTGCGCCCATATTATCTCTATCAGTGCGACCTTTCCGAAGGACTCACCCATTTCAGAACGCCAGTCAGCAAGGGTATCGAGATACTGGAGAGCCTGCGGGGCCACACCAGCGGTTTTGCTGTGCCCACCTATGTGGTGGACGCGCCCGGTGGTGGGGGCAAAATTCCGGTCATGCCCAATTATATCGTTTCGTGGGGAACCAACAAGGTAGTGCTGCGCAACTACGAGGGTGTTATCACCATTTATAACGAACCCCATTCGTATGAGCCCACGTACTGCGACAGAGAGTGCTCAAAATGCAACCTGCTGCTCAAGGAAGACGACGCAGTTGAAAAGGCCGTAGGCATAGAAAAGCTTCTTTCTGACTGGGACGACACAATCAGTCTTACGCCAGAAAACAACGCACGCCTTGAAAGGAGAGAAGATGCAGACGGATAGCATTGTCAGCATGGGCAATTCGCTTGTGCAGCATGGCCCGGCCAACAACCGCGTGTATCTGCTCAAGCTCGACCCCCGTGATCTCCCCGACATAATAGATGCCATCTGTGATCTTGGGCATACCAACGGTTATTCCAAGCTTTTCGCGAGGGTACCGGCCACGGCTTACAGGCAGTTTACGGCGAGAGGATTTATTGAAGAAGCTCTGGTGCCTGCAATGTGCAAGGGCAAATGCTCGGGAATTTTCATGAGCAGGTATCTGGATAAGGCACGCGCTGTTCCGCGCGACAGCAAGCTGATTGCCAGGGTTCTGGAAACCGCACGCCGTAATGCCCAGCAGCCGACAAAACTCTATGACACAGATAATGTTGTGCAACTGGACGCGGCCCACGCCGATGAACTGGCCGGAATATACAGCCGGGTATTTGAATCATACCCATTTCCCATCCACGATCCTGAATTTATCCGCCAATCCATGAAGAACAACGTGATTTTCTTCGGCATTCGCAACAGCGGAAATCTTGTGGCCGTTGCGTCGGCCGAAATGGACAAATCCTGGGGATGCGCAGAAATGACAGACTTTGCCACCTTGCAGGAGCATCAGGGAACAGGCGCTGCAGGCACACTGCTGACCCGCATGGAAACAGTCATGCATGCCAGAGGCATTCACACAACATACACCATAGCCCGCGCGGAAAGCTTTGGAATGAATATTGTTTTCGCAAAAAGGGGGTATATGTTCAGCGGAACCCTGTATAATAATACCCAGATTGGCGGCACGCTTGAAAGCATGAACGTATGGCACAAAAAAATTGCTGCCAGATAACCCAGCACAGACTATCTGCAATAATTCATCACCTCGCGAGTACAGGGGCAGCCCCCCCTGTGCTTGCAACATTCCCTCTAATTGAAACTGGGGTTTTTCGCCCACGGCTCCTCACAACAAAAAACGATTTGCTGTGAGGGAGCCCGCCCAGATCTCACATCTATTTGTTTTGTATATACATTTTTAAAAAATATTTGCCGAGCATACGTTCCAAGCGGTGTGACGGCTCATCTGCCACAATAATACGGGCAGCCATCACTGAATCTGGGCATAAAAAGCACTAGGCCACGTTGCGCGCGCATGTTTCAGGCCATACGCCAACCACCTGATTGCGGCCGCAATTTTTGGCTGCATAAAGCGCCCGGTCCGCCCGGCCGAGCATGTCGGCAAAGGTGGCATCATCCGGAGCAGATGTGGTTACCCCCACACTGACAGTAAACCGCACAATCTGGTTGTCGTCCGAGGTTACCGACACCATGTCCTGAATGGTCTCGCGCAGCCGTTCGGCATTGGCGAGAGCCCCCACGCCGTCTGTTTCGGCAAGAATGAGCAAAAATTCTTCGCCCCCAAGACGGCCAACCACATCCTGCCCGCGCGTAATAGCCACCATTGCATCGGCGACGGCCTGTATGACCCGGTCACCTGTGGCATGCCCCCAAAGGTCGTTGATGGATTTGAATCTATCAATGTCTACCATCAACAGTGAAATATGCCCCTGATAGCGGCGGCTTCTTGCCATTTCCTTTTCGCCGCACAAAACTAGCTGCCGTCTGTTGGCGACACCGGTCAAAGGATCGGTGGCAGCCAGATCACGCATGTCATCCCATTGCCGCAGGGTCAAAAGATGCTCCCGCAGTGCAAGCGTGTACAGCAGCAGCATTCCCAAAAAACCGCCCCCAAACTGCCATGCACGCCGCCGCCATTCGTGAAGGCTGTCGTGCAGGTCAAAGCCCACAATGCACAGCAGGGGAATATTTTCTACCTTGCTCACCCCATACACCCTGGTGCGTCCGTCCAGAGGCGACACGGCAATCAGGCTGGCGCTTGAGCGCTGTCTACCAAAATTTGGCAATTCTTCCAGTGAAATGATGCGTTTTTCAAAGTTGGCTGATGTGGGAGGATTGTGCGCCACTATCATGGCATCGCTGTCGGCCAGGGCCAGCACATCGTGATCACCCAAAGGAAAGGACTGTATCCAGCGCTGAAATTCCCCAATATGAAATGCGGCCAGGGCACCGCCAAGAAAGTGCCCCTCGGAAGAAATACGTGGGCGGGTAACGGCGATGGTTGGAACTTTTGAGGCAGATTTGATGGCAGGCAGATATTGCGTGTAGGCCCGGTTTTCGGTCATGACAGGTGATGAGGCGCAGAATGACAGATTGCTTTTCAAACCGATCTTTGTGGTGTCTGCCACCAGCCGATAAATGCATTCCGCGTCGTACAGCCCAAGGCCGATGGCACCGGGCACGGTAGAAATTTTTTTTGCCAGCCAGGGGCAGACTCGCTGTATTTCATCCTTGTTGCCAACGCTGCTGTTCACCTCATCTGCCGTAACTTTTTCAAGAACATCGCGCAGAACATAATCGGCAGCAACAACTGTCGTT is part of the Desulfovibrio sp. genome and harbors:
- the moaC gene encoding cyclic pyranopterin monophosphate synthase MoaC; protein product: MNDNFTHLDSHGNVTMVDVGAKTHSERVAIAEAVVELAPATMELLRKNALPKGDVLTCAKIGGIMAAKRTGELIPMCHPLNLTYADVRFTVTEMPPTVRIVAETRTVGPTGVEMEAIVAAQTAAATIYDMCKAVQRDIVISGVRLLHKRGGKSGEFNAQDFKA
- the lgt gene encoding prolipoprotein diacylglyceryl transferase gives rise to the protein MNLAQIDPVALSIGSLQLRWYGLMYLAGFGLGWLLGRWRASRPGSGWTAPDVDDLLTCVMIGIILGGRLGYVLFYDLPVYINDPMEIMRIWNGGMSFHGGLLGVLGAFWYFARSRGRTFLEVSDFIAPLIPQGLFFGRLGNFINGELWGKVSDVPWAIVFPGAGPLPRHPSQLYEAVLEGLVLFIMVWVFSLKPRKLGAVSGLFALGYAVFRFAVEFVRMPDVQLGYLAFGWLTMGQLLCVPLMLAGGWLLWRKAPVLAPHLPQAEQKDAHRNKQSKGRKK
- the infA gene encoding translation initiation factor IF-1, with translation MAKEGSIEVDGVVQEALPNAMFRVELENGHEVLAHISGKMRKFYIRILPGDRVKVELSPYDLTRGRITYRMK
- a CDS encoding phosphatidylglycerophosphatase A, encoding MSFFDKLILSFCRLGVAGLDPKAPGTWGTAIACLLAPYIFLPLSLPWRAVLLVVIFVLGGLAATRAEHLLERKDPGEVVIDELVGVWLVLLPFESPSFWLVLAAFAFFRLFDICKPWPVRASENWLPDGFGIMIDDVVAGVWALLCVALLRVVGLV
- a CDS encoding PAS and helix-turn-helix domain-containing protein, whose translation is MPPKKHLANKPKPHPKQSEQKASSNTTKLHEELILFADSSGNLTDFDMTRLQDIVRQAKKHTLFWKTLALGTDSLAETLAQFPPFQSHKITCSDSPGYTLRIAPLPDQLSTSGGYALAITAGRSLEAICQTYKERLDDNITAWSDSITLFNALFDTAKDSTLLLDESGVVLTANLAALGRHAPEGQVLAGTPAMALFGKRFRPSLQRALTSIRPKDIHTEKVVALDRNGQAFPAEAILRKITFSTHSLYQLILHDLTTQEELRGKKAEVEEMNITLRQVIRSVEEERQELREQLSNQVKKRMLPALEQVAKADSAEIRDGYISLIEEHLTGLTEEGASSCAPELLRLSPREFRVCQLIQVGQSGKEISRALSISFETLQTHRKNIRRKLGLRGKSTSLYQYLRQTMPMT
- the ablA gene encoding lysine 2,3-aminomutase, which produces MGIFNDHQQDLAETLSDNTSKSDWTNWKWHIRHAIKNVDAFERALGIAFSPREKDIYQQTLDKFPMSVTPYYLSLIDAENYATDPIFMQSFPSPEELKIERYDMSDPLHEEKDSPAPCITHRYPDRVLFHISNTCSMYCRHCTRKRKVGDVESIPSRANMEQGLEYIRNTPQIRDVLLSGGDPFMLSDERLDWILTRVREIEHVEVVRIGTRMPVVLPYRVTDELVAMLKKHHPLWINTHFNHPREITESSRKALRKLADAGIPLGNQSVLLAGVNDCQRIIKTLNQKLVKNRVRPYYLYQCDLSEGLTHFRTPVSKGIEILESLRGHTSGFAVPTYVVDAPGGGGKIPVMPNYIVSWGTNKVVLRNYEGVITIYNEPHSYEPTYCDRECSKCNLLLKEDDAVEKAVGIEKLLSDWDDTISLTPENNARLERREDADG
- the ablB gene encoding putative beta-lysine N-acetyltransferase, with product MQTDSIVSMGNSLVQHGPANNRVYLLKLDPRDLPDIIDAICDLGHTNGYSKLFARVPATAYRQFTARGFIEEALVPAMCKGKCSGIFMSRYLDKARAVPRDSKLIARVLETARRNAQQPTKLYDTDNVVQLDAAHADELAGIYSRVFESYPFPIHDPEFIRQSMKNNVIFFGIRNSGNLVAVASAEMDKSWGCAEMTDFATLQEHQGTGAAGTLLTRMETVMHARGIHTTYTIARAESFGMNIVFAKRGYMFSGTLYNNTQIGGTLESMNVWHKKIAAR
- a CDS encoding diguanylate cyclase, with the protein product MLAGAAVWLGFDMALSREQIIQERSALAVQQSQFMSQWFGTTVVAADYVLRDVLEKVTADEVNSSVGNKDEIQRVCPWLAKKISTVPGAIGLGLYDAECIYRLVADTTKIGLKSNLSFCASSPVMTENRAYTQYLPAIKSASKVPTIAVTRPRISSEGHFLGGALAAFHIGEFQRWIQSFPLGDHDVLALADSDAMIVAHNPPTSANFEKRIISLEELPNFGRQRSSASLIAVSPLDGRTRVYGVSKVENIPLLCIVGFDLHDSLHEWRRRAWQFGGGFLGMLLLYTLALREHLLTLRQWDDMRDLAATDPLTGVANRRQLVLCGEKEMARSRRYQGHISLLMVDIDRFKSINDLWGHATGDRVIQAVADAMVAITRGQDVVGRLGGEEFLLILAETDGVGALANAERLRETIQDMVSVTSDDNQIVRFTVSVGVTTSAPDDATFADMLGRADRALYAAKNCGRNQVVGVWPETCARNVA